A region of the Geomonas subterranea genome:
CGTCTTCGTGGCGCTCACCACCCTGAACAGGGATGCAGGGGACACGGAAGGGAACTGGGATGAAGGGGATACAACCGGGGCAACCGGGGCAACCGGTGGGGAAAAGGGGCAACCATGAACTGGAACAGGCTCTGCGCCATGGCACGCAAGGAAATGATCCAGATCCGGCGCGACGCCCGCAGCATCGGCATCGTCATCGCCATGCCCATCGTGATGATGTTCGCCTTCGGCTACGGCGTGAGCTTCGACACCAAACACATCCCGGTCTACGTCTACGACCAGGAGAAGAGCCAGCAAAGCCAGGACTTCCTCAAACGGTTCCAGGCCTCGGTCTACTTCAAGGTGGTAAAAACGGTGGCAAGCTACCCGGAACTGGTGCAGGCGATCGACAAGGGAGATTGCCAGATCGGCCTCGTGGTCCCTCCCGACTTCTCCAGGAAACTCCGCTCGGGGCAGAAGGTGAGCATTCAGGCGATTTTCGACGGCACCGACAGCAACAGCGCGAGCCTGGGGATGAGCTACACCGAGGCGGTGGCGCAGGCGCACTCCCAGCAACTCCAGCTCGAATGGCTGCAGGGGCGCGGACAGGGGGAGGCGCGGCTTCCCTTGAGCGTCGACGCCCGGACCTGGTTCAACGAGAACCTGGAAAGCATGGTCACCATCGTCCCGGGCGTGGTGGCCATGGTGATGGCGGTGGTCGGGACCTTCCTCACATCACTCACCGTGGCACGGGAATGGGAGCGCGGCACCATGGAGCAGCTCATCTCGACGCCGGTGACTCCCTTGGAGATCATGCTCGGCAAACTCGCACCCTACGTGGCGATCGGTCTCGCCGACACCACCCTCTGCGCCATCATGGGGGTATGGTGGTTCGGCGTCCCCTTCCGCGGGCACATCTGGGTCTTCCTGCTGAGCACCTTCCTGTTCCTTACCGTGGTCCTTTCGCTGGGGTACTTCTTTTCAGTAGTCGCCAAGACGCAGCTCGCGGCGAGCCAGATCTCGCTGATCGCCACCTTCCTCCCCGCGTTTCTCCTGTCCGGCTTCGTGTACCCGATCGACCAGATGCCGGCGATGGTCCAGGGCATCACCCACATCGTGCCCGCCCGCTACTACATGGCGATCCTGCGCAACGTCTTCTTGAAGGGGTCGCCCGTCCTTACCATGTGGCAGGATTTCCTGGGGCTCGCCATCTTCGCGGCCCTGCTGGGGCTTGCCGCCACGCGGGTCTTCCGCAAAAAACTCGCCTGAGGGGAGAGACATGCTCGGTCGCCTGCGCCAGATGCTGATCAAGGAGTTCCTGCACGTCATCCGTGACAAGAGGGCGAGATTCTTCCTGTTCGCCCCACCGGTCATCCAGACGCTGGTCTTCGGCTACGCCGCCACGCTGGAGATCAAGCACGTCCCGATCGCCGTCGTGGACTACGACAACAGCCAGGTGAGCCGGGACCTCATCTCCCGCTTCCAGGCGAGCCGCTACTTCCAGGTGCGCCGTGTCGCCGACCGCCGGGAGATCCCGGACCTGATCGACCGGAGCGAGGTCACCATGGCGCTGCAGATCAATTCGGGGTTCGCGCGCGATCTGCGCAAGGGGGAGACCGCGCACCTTCAGGTGATAGTCGACGCCAGCAACTCCAACACGGCGCTGGTGGGGCTTGGTTACCTGAACCAGGTGGCACAAGGGTTCGCCCGGCAGTACCGGCTCGATGCGCTGAACCGCCAGGCTCCCGCCGTCGCCGCCACGCTCCCCGAGATCGTCGTCGAGCGCCGCCCCTGGTACAACCCCGACATGAGCAGCCAGTGGTTCTTCGTGCCGGGGGTGATCGGCAACCTGGTCCTGGTGATCGTGGTCACCCTGACCGCCTTCGCGGTGGTGCGGGAGCGCGAGATCGGCACCCTGGAACAGATCATGGTGACGCCGATACGGCGCACCGAATTCATCCTGGGCAAGACCATCCCCTTCTTCCTGATCGGGCTCCTGGACACGGCGCTGATCAGCCTGGCGGGGACGCTCTGGTTCCGCGTGCCGCTCACCGGCAGTTTCCTGGTGCTGGCCGCCGGGACCGTCTGCTTCATCCTGTGCATGCTCGGCGTCGGGCTCTTCATCTCCACCGTCTCGGCGACCCAGCAGCAGGCCATGGTGACCAGCTTCTTCTTCATCATGCCCGCCGTCATCTTCTCCGGCTTCGGATCCCCCATCTCCAGCATGCCGGAAATCCTGCAGTGGCTCACCTACCTGAACCCGCTGCGCTACCAGGAGGTGGTGCTGCGAAGCGTCTACCTGAAAGGGGTCGGCTTCGATGTGCTCTGGCCCCAGATGGCCGCCATGGCGCTCATCGCCGCGGTCATGCTCACCGTGAGCGTGCTTCGCTTCCGCAAGTCGCTGGAATAGCCGCACCGGTTCTGCCGCTGCCACCCCATACTTCCTTTAATTCAAATAATGTGATACAACACCCCTCCGGGATACCTGCCCCTCAAGCTGCGGTACGCCGCGGCCACCATACCGGAGGTTTTCATGAACAAGGAAAAGCAACAGGAACTGATCAGCAGGCGCGACTTGCTGAAAGGCTCGCTCTGCCTGGGCGTCTGCCTCGCAGCGGGAAACATCTCCGGCGAGGCCGGGGCGGCCGCCGACGCCAAGACCGCGGCAGGACGCCCGGAAGCGGCCAGGAAACATTTCCTGAAATCGACGAACTGCTCCCAGGCTATCCTGGAGAATTACGCTCCCGCTTACGGCATCTCTCCCGAAGCGGCCGGCAGGCTCGCCACCGGATTCGCCGGAGGGATGACCACCGGCCACGAGTGCGGCGCGGTCACCGCGGCCTACATGGTGCTTGGCCTCGCTTACGGCCCCAAGGAAAGGAAGGTGTTCCCGAAGGTCGAGGCATTCAACAAGGAGTTCAAGGCGCGCCACGGAGAACTGGGGTGTTCGCAGCTCCTCGGCATCGACATGTCGACCAGGAAAGGGATGAAAGAGGCCGACAGCAAGGGGCTCTTCAAGACCCGCTGCCCCCATTTAGTGAAAAGCGCCGGGGAGATCCTCGAGGAAATGATCTAGCGTGCCGCCCGCGCCGGTCTTATTCCGGTGCGGGCTCGATCTCCCCATCCCGCCTCCCCGCACCTCCCTCCGGTGCCGCTCCCGCGGCTCCACACCGGGTGCCGTCGCTTGAAACTGTGGTCAATAATCCACCGTTTGACTCCACGACGATCATTTTCCACCTTTAATCCGTCAAAGCCGATCTAAACCGTTGACGTAGCGCATGACCGGTGTATAAAATGCCGCACCGAAATCGGTCCTACAGCGCGCAGGACGGTGACCGACGTCACCTTCGGCCACGCCCCTCAACCGCGGGAGCACGACGACGATGACGCAACCGAGCTACCACTCCAAAACCCGGGCCGAGTACCTGATCGCCACCGGGCGCGTCATCCTCTCCGCTTTCTTCCTGTTCGCGGTCTGGCTCGACCCTTCCGAGCCGACCCGCTACGCGGCAACAGCCTATGGCATCCTCTCCGGCTACCTCGGCTACTCACTCGCCATTGGCGCTCTCACGTGGCGTCAGGCCTTTGGCTGGAGCAGGCTGCACCTGATCACGCACAGCATCGACCTCCTGGTCTTTGCCTGCCTCATGTTCCTCACCACCGGGCCCAACAGTCCCTTCTTCGTCTACTTCATCTTCATCCTGGTCTGCGCCACCTTCCGCTGGCAGTGGCGCGGCACCCTCTGGACCGCAGTGGCGGCGATGTCCATCACCTTGCTGCTCGCGTGGTACCCTTCCAACCTGCTGTTGGAGCACAGTTTCGAGCTCAACCGCTTCATCATCCGCATCGCCTATCTCGCGGTAGTAGCGGGGCTTCTGG
Encoded here:
- a CDS encoding ABC transporter permease, giving the protein MNWNRLCAMARKEMIQIRRDARSIGIVIAMPIVMMFAFGYGVSFDTKHIPVYVYDQEKSQQSQDFLKRFQASVYFKVVKTVASYPELVQAIDKGDCQIGLVVPPDFSRKLRSGQKVSIQAIFDGTDSNSASLGMSYTEAVAQAHSQQLQLEWLQGRGQGEARLPLSVDARTWFNENLESMVTIVPGVVAMVMAVVGTFLTSLTVAREWERGTMEQLISTPVTPLEIMLGKLAPYVAIGLADTTLCAIMGVWWFGVPFRGHIWVFLLSTFLFLTVVLSLGYFFSVVAKTQLAASQISLIATFLPAFLLSGFVYPIDQMPAMVQGITHIVPARYYMAILRNVFLKGSPVLTMWQDFLGLAIFAALLGLAATRVFRKKLA
- a CDS encoding ABC transporter permease, which codes for MLGRLRQMLIKEFLHVIRDKRARFFLFAPPVIQTLVFGYAATLEIKHVPIAVVDYDNSQVSRDLISRFQASRYFQVRRVADRREIPDLIDRSEVTMALQINSGFARDLRKGETAHLQVIVDASNSNTALVGLGYLNQVAQGFARQYRLDALNRQAPAVAATLPEIVVERRPWYNPDMSSQWFFVPGVIGNLVLVIVVTLTAFAVVREREIGTLEQIMVTPIRRTEFILGKTIPFFLIGLLDTALISLAGTLWFRVPLTGSFLVLAAGTVCFILCMLGVGLFISTVSATQQQAMVTSFFFIMPAVIFSGFGSPISSMPEILQWLTYLNPLRYQEVVLRSVYLKGVGFDVLWPQMAAMALIAAVMLTVSVLRFRKSLE
- a CDS encoding C-GCAxxG-C-C family protein, producing the protein MNKEKQQELISRRDLLKGSLCLGVCLAAGNISGEAGAAADAKTAAGRPEAARKHFLKSTNCSQAILENYAPAYGISPEAAGRLATGFAGGMTTGHECGAVTAAYMVLGLAYGPKERKVFPKVEAFNKEFKARHGELGCSQLLGIDMSTRKGMKEADSKGLFKTRCPHLVKSAGEILEEMI